AGATCGAAATGTGGTACATCCAGACGGTCTTCGTACAAATCAAGAATACGAACCTTCTTTGCGCCAGCATAGACATGCGACACAAATTCGGCTGTCTCGCCCGCGCCCACCACACGTTCGGTTCCCATCATATCAACCTGATAATGTGGCTTGGCGTTCGGCATCGTCGCGGGTGTGGATTTGAAGCTGTATTTCATCGCTTCGCCCTGCACCGGCAACAGGCTGGTCAGCCAGTATTTTTCGGTAATGCCGATCCACCCGGTCGGGGCGCTGTATGACATCTCATTCTTCTTGCCGAGGTCTTTGTACGTTACCTCATGCAATTCACCGCCAATGTGGCCAATCGGGCCTTCGTGGGCGATCCATGTGCCGGTGAAGTCTTCCGGCATGCCTTGCATCGCGACCAGATTGTACGGATACAAACGCGCCGTCGCACCGCCCTTGTTGATCACACGTTGGGTCAGGGTGATCACGAAATGGTCGTCAATGCTGTATTCACGTTCAAAGGTCAGGCCCGCACCGTTGTTCCAAGTCAACGTAACCGGCTTGTCCTTGGCCAATGTCGGCGTACCGCCACCCTTCACGCTCCAGCGCGTGTCCTTGCCCGGAACTTTCACACCGTCATTCGCGGCGATCCAGCCGGCTTCAGCATATTTCGGGTGCGGGGTGCCCGCCGGGCTCATCAACACGACATGGTCGGACCCGCCCAGCGTTTTGAAATAGTCAGTCAGGGAAATGTCATCAATGCGATTGCCCACCAGCGGCAACGTGCCAAAAATCTGACCGTTGTCGATTTTCAATCGGGTGGTTTCGCCAATCACGACATCGCGCGGGCGTTCAACCAGCGCCTCGATTGCGTTCGGCGCGCCATTCACAGCGGCGGCGCGGGCGGCTTCCTGTTGCGCGCGCATGGCTTCGACCTTCGGCTTCATCACGAAATGGTCGAAGGCGAAATACATGGCCAATGAAATGATCAGGAAGATCACCAAATTGCGGCGATCATCGGGGTGCATCTGATCGTTCGGGTTCATCATGTTCGGGCCGGAATTTTTTGCCATTTTGGTCTTTCGCGCGCACCCGTCTCGGGTGGCCTCCTTCATAGTCAAGAAAATCTACGCTGGTGCATGTTATGCAACGCTGGGGCGGTTATAGCCCAACAGCCCCCCTCAATCAAACATCCCCTGCCATTAAATACCCCTCCGCTGTCATTCCCGCGAAAGCGGGAATCCAGAAGACCGGGACGTTTAGAGCCTTATGGCTCTGGATTCCCGCTTTCGCGGGAATGACAATGATGATGGGACGGAACCGGGTCAATCGCGGGCCTGCGGCTCCACGGATGACAGGACGCAATCCGCCGGGCCGCCAGCCATCCGCCCTTCAACGGGCCAAACCGTTCAATCGCCTGCACGGCATAGGTGGAACAAGTGGGGTGAAACCGGCATTGCGGACCGCTTAAAGGGGATAAAATCCACTGATACCCCTTAATCAGGGCAATCATCACCCGTTTCATTGGGATTTTTCCGTCTGTTTCCCGCGCAAACGGCGCAAACACCACCGAATATCCTTCACCAATTGGTCAAACGGGGCGGTTTCGGCGGCCAAACGACCAATAACCACAATATCCGTGCGTTTCAGGTCGGCATGTTCCCCGGTCAGCGCACTGGCCATGGCGGCGCGCAGGCGGCGCTTGATCCGGTTGCGGCCCACGGCCGTCTTTTCCGTTTTTTTGGTGACGGTCAGGCCATAATTCGGGCCAGAAACCAAAGATTCAGCCCCAGATTCAGCAGGGGAATCCGCAATCTGGATAATCACGGTGGGCGACACCCATTTCTGGCCGCTGGCGCCCACGCGCAAAAAATCAGACCGCCTTTTCAGGCGGCCGATCATAGTCATGTCTTTGCGTTTCACCAGCATATCGCGGCGATCCCTTTCAAAGGATCCCCCCGCCACAGGCCTTCCACAAACGGGAAGATTAAGCGCTCAGGCGCTTGCGGCCCTTGGCGCGGCGGTTGTTCAAAATCAAACGGCCAGCTTTCGTGGCCATGCGGCTCAGGAAGCCGTGGCGACGCTTGCGGATCAGTTTGCTCGGTTGGTAGGTGCGCTTCATCGTCGGACGCTCCGGCTTGGGTGTTCAAATTCCATCAAAATCCCCGGAATTCCGTAAATATTTCCGTCCGGGAACGCGTTGTTATACAGACCCCACCCATGGCTGTCAACGACTTGTGTGGATAAGTTGCACCCCCGCCGGAGGTCTTTTGGATTAGCCATAATTAAAATACTGAAATGGCTATGAAAAAACACTTTCTTAACCCTTTCCGGCCTATGCTCTTTTTGAAAATCAGGGGCTTGCACCTTGCCACGTGTCTGGCATGATAGCTTCAGGTTTAACCTCAAATCTTCACCCGGCCATTCAGGTTGGGAAAAATTGCATAAAGGCCAAATACCTCATGTACAATGATAATAACTGGAACGCCGTGACCGGTGCCGAACTCGAAGGCTTTCTGGAGCAGGTCAACCCGATCGCCGGGAAATACCGTACGGCCGCCACCAGCACACAGGTCGCATGGCGCGCCCTGCCCTTCTATGACAATGTCGTGCTGATCCGGGTCAAGGATCCGTCCTGGCCGCCGTCCCTCTTTATCTATTACCTGACCGAACAGGGGAACCTGTACTGGTTGAACGGCACATCACCGCCGATCCATGAAGTGAACGCGAAGGCGCCGATCAAGCTGAACGAGGAAAACATCCTCGAATATCTGCGCTTCTTCTGCTTCTTCGTGCGTGGCGAGGAAGGTCCGTTCCTGATCGCAGAATCCATGGATGACCCGGATATGCCGCGCAATATGGACGCACAGACCCGGTCGGTGATCGAAGGGTCGATCCGTCCGGCAACGTATGAAGGCCGCAACGAACAAGGCTTCTATCTGTGCGACGCCGTGGTGTTCTATTCCAACGCTTTGTTCATCGCCAACTTTGCGGTTCAACCGACCGGCATGATCGAAATGCTGGACGACGAACCGATCGCGGGCGATTTGCCGATCCGCGTGGATGCGCCCGTCGCGTAACGCGCACATACCATAATCATGACAATCCCCCCTGTGGTGACGCAGGGGGTTTTGTTTTGTTCATGCGATTACCCATTCGATTGCAGGCCCACACGCTTTCCATTAAAATTTTATGGAACCGATTCGCGAAAGAACAATGAACAAACACACCGCGATAATCCTGACATTCATGACGATGGCCACCGTGCTGGGCAATGTGGCCCCCGCACGCGCTATGACAGAGAACGGCATTCCGTTCGCCGATTTCAAGGGACTCAGCACATCGGTTGCCAGCTTCCACCGCTGGATCGACAACCCGATGAATAAAACGCCGCCCACATATGCGGATCATTCAAGGGACATCCCCACAGACAACGCCGAACAGAATGCAGATGATGACTCACACCCGTTTGCTGAATCCATCGGGCTGCAACTGGGCACATGGTCGGTCACAGGGGAACACACCACGCGCAGCGCATCCTTTGCCGCGTCATCCGGTGGCGGCGACGTCCAAACCCAAATGGGCCTTGTCCAATTGTCCTATGATTTTAACCTGGGCCCGGATTCACGCGCCAAACCCTATGTCAGCGCCGGGGCCGGCGTTGCCACCCATGAAATATGGAAGGGGGGCATCAACACCAACGGGCTGGATGTCGATGACCGCGTTGTCACACCCGCATGGCAGGTGGGCGGGGGCATGAATTACCGCCTGACCGATCAGCTTTGGTTCAATGGGGATTACCGCTTTACCGGCACGCCGTCGCTGCGTGATGATGGATATAATCTGGGTGGGAATGATCACCAGATGCGGATGGGCGTAACCTATGAAATGTCCGCCGACCGCATCGTGGCCAGAACGCCGGGTGCGGCGGATCGTGCCCCGCCACCACCCTTTGCCGAGTAATTACAGCGCAGCTTCGTCTTTTTCCCCGGTACGAATGCGCACCGTGTGGGACAGGTCGTAGACGAAGATTTTTCCATCGCCGATACGGCCTGTATTCGCGGCCTTGGAAATCGCCTTGATCACCTTGTCTTCCAGGCCATCGGCAATCGCCACTTCGATTTTGACTTTGGACAGCAGGGTCGGGGCGGCTTCAGCCTTGGCCCCATCGGCAGATCCTTTGTCAGACTGGCCGCGCTGACGGCCATAGCCGCGCACTTCGGTTACGGTCATGCCTTCGACACCTATGGCCAGCAGGGCTTCGCGCACATCGTCCAGTTTGAACGGTTTGATTACGGCCATCACCATCTTCATGACAAAATCCTCAACTTCCTTTAAAAGGGTACACAGTTTACGCCATCTGGGTTTGAGCATAGCAGAGAGCCAAAATCAATCCCATGGCCCAGACACAGGAGCCACCCCCGATTATGCACAGCAATCAACGCCGCACTGCGAAAGGCCCAACCACAAACACCCACGACGTCATTATTATCGGCGGCGGGTTGGCGGGCGGAACACTGGCGGCCCTGCTTGGCACGCATGGCATCCATGTTGCCTGTATCGACCGGGATAACCCAAAGGCGACATTGGATGCCGGGTTTGATGGCCGCACCACCGCCATTTCGTGGGGATCGCAAAAAATCCTGCGCGCGGCCGGTGTGTGGGACGCATTAGAACCACACGGATGCGCGATCCGCGACATTGAAATTCTGGATGGGGACAGCCCGACCCTGTTGCATTTCGCCGCGGACGAAGTGGGCGGTGAAAGTTTCGGATGGATCATTGAAAACCGCTTGATCCGCTCCGCCTTGTTTGACCGCATGGCCGCCTTGAAGACGGTCGATCACATTGCACCGGCGGGAGCGCTGTCCTTTGAACGCGATGACGATTCAATTTCCATCATTTTGGATGATGGCCGCATGCTGAGCGCCGCTTTATTGATTGGTGCCGATGGGCGCGGATCAAAAACGCGCGAATGGATGGGCATCGAACAACGGTTCTGGGCCTATGACCAAACCGCAATTGTTTGCACCGCCCGTCACGAGGCTCCGCACAACCACATCGCCGTTGAACATTTCCGCAGTGAAGGCCCCTTCGCCATCCTGCCGATGCAGGATGATGCGGATGGTACACACCGTTCCTCCATCGTCTGGACTGTGCATGGCAAAGACGTGAACGATATTTTGGCCTATTCACAGGATGTGTTTGATGCCGCGCTGACCGCGCGCTTCCCGGACCGGTATGGATCGGTGCAACAGATGGGCAAGCGGTTTTCATTTCCCCTGACCCTGAACCATGCGCATGATTATATTGCGGACCGCATGGCGCTGGTCGCCGATGCGGGCCATGGCATTCATCCGATTGCGGGACAAGGGTTGAATTTAGGCCTGCGTGATATTGCGGTGCTGGCCGATTTGATCGTCGATGCGCACGCGGCCGGGGATGACATTGGACATGCCGATCTTCTGCAATCCTATCAACGGCAACGGCGCGCCGATAACATGGCCATGGCGGGAACGACGGATACGCTGAACAAATTGTTTTCGAACCGGTCCCGCACATTGTCGCTGGCGCGCAAGATTGGATTGCGCGCTGTATCACGCATCAAGCCCGTCAAAAATTTCTTTATGCATCAGGCCATGGGCGCGGCTGGATTGCTGCCCGATTTGATCCGGGATGCGCAACGGAAAATTTAAAAGGCGTTAACCCAGCATCGGGTTCATGCCGGGTTGTGCGCCCGGTTGCGATTGGGGTTGCGGCTGGCGCTGTTGTTGTTGCAAGGCGGCGTCAACTTCGGCGCTGGCCCCCGGAATGCGGTGCGGATCAGCGGGTTCAACGCCGCCGGTTTTCGGATCAACGACCGCCAACTGCCCGGAAAATCCTGTGGCCGCCATGGCCTGGCCCGCAACGGACCCACCGGGCGCGTTCATCGACAGCATTTGTCCCGACGCCCCCATCATGCCCATCACGGCATTCATCAGCCCCATAACCAAATTCATGATGCCACCAGCCAGACCGGACAGATCAAAATTTCCACCCTTGAACTGATCCATAAAGCCACCCAGCCCTTCGCTTAACTGGCTCATCATGCCTTGTCCCTGCATCGCCTGGTCCAGAATATTCATGGCGTTGCCCGGGTTGGCCGCGATTTGATCCGCGACGGCGCCAACCGCGTCGGGATTTTGATCAATCATCGTATTCAATTTCACAAAAAACTGCGGATCCGATTCCGCCCGCTGGGCCAGTTGTTCCAGACCAGAACCATTATTCGCACCGCCCAACGCCGTAACGGCGGCCGAGAGGCGTTCATTATTTTCAACACGCTCAATAAATTCCGCGGCCCCGGGCATGGCCATCATGCGGGTCAACCCGCCGTCATCCTGTGACGCGGCAGCCATCGGAAAAACGCCCGTTGTGTTTGCGGCGCTGGCCACCACACCAACGGGGGAAACATCAGTGGCGGATTGGTCCGGCTTTGTGCCATCCAGTTTTGGTGCGGCGGGCGCATTCACCTTGGCATTCAATTCAGCCACTTTTTGCGCCATCGTTGCAGGGTCTTGCATCATCCCCGGCACCGCATCCGCCAACAGGCCCGGATGATTGGTCGTCAGATTCTCAATCTGAATCCGGAACGTTGGATTCTGCATGTTCGTTTCCAACGCCTGCACACCCGTCCGACCACCCGCGGAAAACGCATCGGACAAACGTTGATAGTCCGGTGCACGGTCCATGTTCTGATCCCATGCCGCATCAACCTTTTGCATCAAGCCATAGGTCTTGGGTGCAAAATTACTGAGGTAAAATTCCTGCGCTGAATCTAAACGCATGGCGTGGTCCTTCTTCCCTTATCAGGAATGATAAATTCCGGTTTCGCGTACCATCAAAGGTAAAACGCCGACATCGGCGACCTGACGGTTTTTCATGTACACAGTGTGAATTTCCCGCGCTTTCAACAAATGCTTGCGAAAGGGCTTGTGAATGGGCATACCCAGATCGTGCAGGCGGCCCGATTGTGACATCAAAACCAGCGTTGCCGCATCCGCATCATATTCGGCCCACATCATGACATCGCCAAAGGGCTTGTCATGCGCGATCCAGACTTTCTGATTTTCATTGATCATCAGCGCAACGTCCATGCGTTGCGCCAGCGGCAAATCCATCGGTGAATCCGCAGACACCGCGCGCGGCGCAAAAATATCGTCGAAGGATGTGGTCTGGCTCATCGTTATCCGCCCCTTGGGAAAATGGGGCTTTTCCGCCCCTTTTTATCACCTTCAAAATACAGAAAAGGTGTTAAAAAACCCTTAGAAAGACGGATTTTCTTTTATTTTGAAGGGGTTGTTATTTTTTCGGGTCCTTCAGACCTTCCAGACCGTCCGAAAACGGCAAAGGCAGGACGAGGGATGGCGGATTGGCATTGATGGCCGGAATCGACAGGTTGAAACGGTTCAGCTCGACCTCTGGGACAGGCATGCCGTTGAATCGCGCCTCGGCCAGGGCCAATCCCACCTGCGGGTCGGGGCGGAACACGCAATCCAGCATACCTCTTGTATGATTGCCGAACGGATTCACTTCGGTGTAGTGCAGACGAATCAACGGTTCGCGAATTTCAACTTGGTTGATGCTCAACTCATGCGGATAGGACACGCGTTGTTCCAGAAAAACCCGGCACAGGCCAAAGGCGGGCGGCCCCTTCAGCGGCTGGAACCCCAGCCACATGATAAAGACAAAGAATGCAAAGCCGGCATAAGCGGCCATTTTCTTGCCGCTGATTTTCTTCTTCGGTTTTTTTTCAATGCCCGTGCCGGATTGTGCCATTACGTATTCACTTCGGATTTATCCAGTTTTTGCTTACCGGCGGCGACCAGTTCCTCGACGATTTCCTCCATCACGGCGGACATCAGGGCGGATTTAGCCTCACCTTTATCGGCGCGCATCATCACGCGGCGCTTGATTTCACTGCGTGCGCTGCCGCCGGGGAAGTTGGCGGCCAGCATTTGCCGTGCCCGGCCAGCGCCAAGGCGCGTATACAAACGGTTCCGGATCACCACGTCCTCTGCCGAGGTCGACAAGGCCCACAATTCTACCGGACCGAGCGTGTTGATCAGATGCTGTTCATAGCGCCCTTCGTTCGTGCCCAGAACGAACAGGGCCGGAGCCCCGCCCGCGCGCGGACCCGTCAACTTAAAGCGAATAATATTCTTCGCCGTATCCGACAGGCCGAAGCGATCACGAATATTATCAACCGCCGTTTCAGAAATGGCCGCACCCAGAACCCACACGCCGGTGGCCAGATCGATCATGTCGTCATCAAAGTCGTCCAGCAATTGCGACGCCAGTACGATCTGCACACCGCGTTTACGACCTTCGCGCACGTCACGGATCACCTGTCCACGCACGGCGGAGGAACTGGACGTCCGGTGGAATTCGTCATAGCACAGCCGTTTCGGCGTTTCGGCCAGATCCTGCAATTTTTGTTCGTGATACAGGCGATATTTTTCCGGGATGAATTGCAGAGAATCCATGCCCATCCACCAGCTGCGCACCAACACGTGACGCGCCAGCATGTACATGATGGAGGTCTGGCGATCGGCCGTTTCATCACCCTGCGGGCACACATCCATCAGGTCGAGCGAGCAGACGCGTGTGTTACTGATATCAAACTGAGTCACCGATGATAAAATCGGATATTCGCGCGTGGCGGAGGTAATCATCCGTTCAAACGCGTTGATCACGGTTTCCGAACTGAACCCCACGGATGTTTCTTCCAGCAGGGATCGGATTTGCGGGCGGCGGGACGCCGTGATCGCATCGGACAGGGTCGGAACGGCGTGACGCTGGGCCAGCGCGGCAATGTGGTATTGGCCGATATCAAACATCTTATCGACCACATCCCACCAATACGGATCGGCGGGCAGATGGATGTTGTACTTCTGGATCGCGTCATCGACTTCGTTATCCAGACGCGGCAGATAGGGGCGCGGTTCGGCATTCGCCGCGACATCATCGCGCCAGCGATACATTTCATCGACCACCATACCGGCCAATTGCTGAATCCCGTCATAGGGCTTTTCATGGCCCGGCGGCGTACACAGCAGGGTCAGCAATTCGACCAGATAGCTGCGCTCATCCATCAACGGCTGGCGGCAACCCAACTGGGTGTCAAACGGGTTGACCGCATATTGGTGCGCCATTTGCAGACGGTAATAGGCCGCTTCGTGCGCGCGGTTGGGTGGCAGAGCTTCCTTCACCAGCGAGATCAGACCGGATGACGACGGACCAATATCGATAACCGCAACATAAGGCAGTTTCGACAGACCCGGCGACAAGCAAGTGCCCAGGTTCAGCGTGTTGACCAGAACCGATTTACCCGCACCCGGCTGGGCGAAAATCAGATCGAACCAGGTGGTGGTCAGGTTTGTACCCGTTTGATACGGCCACGCCTTACCATCCGGCGTGCGGAACAGCATCGCACCAAATTCAAACGGGCTGGACGGGCGTTGCCATGGCAGCAATTTCATCACTTCGCGCATCGGCGCAACGGCCGGCGGTGCCGTACCGGCACAATGAATCCCCATAGCGGATGACATTACGCAATCCAGCGGATCGCCGGAAAATTCACTGACCTGACAATAGCCCCAGGATTCAACCGCCTGCACCAGCGTGGACAACCGATCCTGCACCAGATCCATCCGGTCCCGCGGCGCCCAGGTGGCAAAGGAGACACGCAAACGCACAACCGGTTCGTTGCGCGACATCGCCTCTAGTCCCTCGAGGGAGTATTTGATTTGCTTGTTCAGCGCATTGGTTACACCCAGAATGGTCGCCGCAAACGCGCGGAACGCCATCGCCTGTGCGCCACCCCCTTCGATCAAGAACGAAATGCGGTACGGAATCCCCGCATCGAACAGGCGGTTCAGCAACATCGGGAACGGGCTGGCTTCCATCGGGCCCAGCGTCATATCCGCCCCGGCCCACAGACTGTCGCCCATCTGCACGACGGATTCGTTGACAATCCGTGCATCACCCACCGCCAATTGCTGACGCAACGGGGGCCAAATCACATCGGACATATCCGCACTGCTCAGCGGCGCGCGCGGGGCGATTGGATCGCCGGGCAAACTGGCCCGCCATTTTTCATTGGCCTTGTCCGGATATAAATTGTCACGCACAGCGCGCAGGGCGTCATGCACCTCGAGCAACGTGCTCTTGATTCCCAATTCATCCAATGCGGATAAAATGGATGTCACATAACTTTTGTGACGGTTGCGCAAGGCATCCAGCGCAGCGAGCGGATTCTGGCCATAGCCCGCATTGATCCAGACTTTTTCCTTGGACTCTTTGCCCGCGCGTTCCATCTCCGTTTTGCTGAGCACGCTCGGGCGCGTCCACAAAACGAAATAGCATTCTTCATACGACAGATAGCGCGACATATGGCGCACGCGCTCATCAAACAGATCGTTCAAATCCAGATCGCTCGCCTCCGCCGTTTGACGGCTGGGGCGAATTTGGCGGTTGAGGTAAGGCACAACCCGGTCCGGATCGCGCACAAAGAAAACTTGTAATGCTTGGCCAGCGCGATCAAATCGCGCGCCGATTTTAATGGTCGCGGCATCGACCAGGAATTTATATTCCTCATCACCAATGACCTGACGGCTGCCATCCACCTTGACCACGGAAATCAGGGAGCCGTCTTCGGCCACCAGCGTGTATTCATCATCCGCCGTTTCCAGGCGAATGAAACTTTCAACTGATTTGCGCAGTGCCACCTGAAACGGCATCAGCAATTTTTGTAAATATGAAGCCATTGATACAAACGTATGTGTTGTGAAGCCCGGGAGCTGGGCAAGGCTGGTCCGCCCCGAATATGGGACACCATTATTTATACTGGATTTACGCCGCAGCCCAAAGCGCAGAAATACAAAAGTGTGAAATAGAAAAATCCGAAGGCCCACCGGCCAGCACATAAAGAAAGGGCACGATCAAACCCGCGCCCCAATTCTTTTTCCGGAACATTCCCGATTATGCTGCGGTGCGTATGTCCGCCAGCAAAGATGGCCATTGCGCCGGCAACCGCCCGGCAAACGGCCCGTCTTTCGACCGCCAATACGCCAGAATTTGCGGGAACTGGTTAAATTCCAGATCCGCTTCCTTGATAATCCGGCGGTCCAACGGGAACAGACGTACACCATCCAGTTTGGAGGCGCGCCCCTGATAATGGCGTTCGGTCAGATAATCCTTCATCACCTGCGCCAGAATGTAGGGATCATCGGTACCCAAACGGGCGCGCACATCTTCGCGCCGCTGCATAATCACGTCCAGCGCCTGGCGCGCGGCATTGGCCACGCCGCCCTGTGAAATACGCGCCACATAAATCGCCCGCGCCATATGGTGCAAGGCCGCCTGATCAATTTCCGGCAACCAGATAAGAACACCGGACCGCATGTCCGAGACCCGCTCCAGATCGAAACACTGGGCGCAGAAAATGCAGGCCGTCGTCAATTTGTCCGGATGTGCGTCACCAGGCGCCGCGTTTGTTCCCGGCACCGGAATCACATCCTGATATTTCATGGATTGAAAGCCACAGAACTGACACGTGTGCTGATCCCGCTCAAGCACGCGCGCTTTCACCTCGGGCGAAGCTTCTGTGTGTTTGAAAGAACTGCGTGGCCCATTGGCACGAACAATTCCCAATGTGATGGATTGCAACTGATTACCCAAGTTCGATCAGCCTTCTAAAAGAAATCAGGCCCGGACGGAGTTGTCCGCCGGGCCTGATTGAAACAAGACAGATTAGTTAACGCCCATCGAAATTGCGTTCAGCGTTGCTGCAGACGTGGCGGTACCATCAGCACCCACCGTGTTCAGCATCGCATCATAGACGATCGGCAGGGCAAACAGACCACCACCAGCAGCCAGACGAATTGCACCGTCTTTCAGGGCAACCTGACCCGGGTTTTCAACGTGGTCTTTAATCTTCAGAATACCCAGCACGCCCAGCAAAATACCGAACATATAGGCAATACCAGACAGCAGACCAGGCAAGTCTGCAATAGACTCGACAATGTTTTCAGCAATCGCGCTGAAGTTACTGCCAGCGCCGCCAGCATGTGCTTCGCCTGCACCAGCCAGCACCAGAACAGCCATCAATGCTGCCAGTTGGATCGTCTTTTTAGAGCTCAGTGTAATCATGGTTTAGTCCTCCTCTTACCGTTTTTTACGACTGCTTCTAGGTGAATAGTATACCATAGCCTGTAATCCCGAAAGTCTCTTGTACAGCATTCAGGACCGGGCCCAGATTGACCGCCAGCGCCCCACCCAGAACGTGGGTCATACCAGCCATCAGGGATGCCTGATGCGACCCTTCGGCCACATCGCGAATAATAAACCAGCCACGGATAAAACTGATCCAGCCGATAATCATCATAAACGCCAGAACCGAGCTGACAACCGTGTGGATGTGGTTCAGTTCGTCCGCGCTCATGCCGGAGTCAAAGTTCAGTTCGGCATAGGTGGTAATGGTGTCTGTCGCAAACAGGGATCCGGTAAACGCCCCCATGATTGCGTCAAATGACAGAAGCGTGCCGCCGACGATAAAGGTCATCATCGTCCCAAAGCCAGCCGGGCCGCGCGGACCTTCCTGCGCACTCTTCAGCAGGCGGGAAATCCCGATCAGGATAAAAACAATACCCGCGAGATAACAGAAGGCACCGAACAGCAAATGGATCGGGCCGGAAATATCCATAACCAACGCCGCAACCATGGCATCCAAACCGCCACCAACCGTCTGCGTGGCATTAAAGCCTGTCGCGGTGGGCGCAAAAATATCCTGCGCTACGGTATTGTAGGCCGCTTCCATCACCATGGGCAGAGCAAAGAACGCGCCACCAGCAATGAAACGCTTCATCGATTCTGACAAAGGTGTCTGGTTTGGATTCTCAACGTGGTCGCGCAATTTCAAAATGGCGATCACACCCAAATACAAGCCAAATAGATAAGCAAGCCCAGAAAGCAGACCAGGGATCAAATCCGTGGCTTCCCATACGTTACACATGACCGAACCAATGGTGTTGCCACCGCAACCGCCCTGGCCGAAAGAAATGGTAAAGCCGCCGGAGCCCC
The window above is part of the Micavibrio aeruginosavorus ARL-13 genome. Proteins encoded here:
- the yidC gene encoding membrane protein insertase YidC — encoded protein: MAKNSGPNMMNPNDQMHPDDRRNLVIFLIISLAMYFAFDHFVMKPKVEAMRAQQEAARAAAVNGAPNAIEALVERPRDVVIGETTRLKIDNGQIFGTLPLVGNRIDDISLTDYFKTLGGSDHVVLMSPAGTPHPKYAEAGWIAANDGVKVPGKDTRWSVKGGGTPTLAKDKPVTLTWNNGAGLTFEREYSIDDHFVITLTQRVINKGGATARLYPYNLVAMQGMPEDFTGTWIAHEGPIGHIGGELHEVTYKDLGKKNEMSYSAPTGWIGITEKYWLTSLLPVQGEAMKYSFKSTPATMPNAKPHYQVDMMGTERVVGAGETAEFVSHVYAGAKKVRILDLYEDRLDVPHFDLAVDFGMYYFMTKPFFYFLTWLGHVTGNFGVAILIFTLLLRAAVFPLANTSFRSFARLKQLAPQMTALREEYGHDKEKLQKELVALYGREKVNPAAGCLPILIQIPIFFALYKVLSVTIEMRHAPFFGWIQDLSMRDPTSLFNLFGLLPYNVPDFLMIGVWPCLMLFFMILQKSMNPPPQDPIQAKMLAFMPYFMTYIMAGFASGLVIYWTFSNALSILQQYIINRSMGIEVKFFQRTPEEKKMEKMVAEGPVVHPGAELLEEQVEDALFGHDDNDGPKPVTPRKKKKK
- the yidD gene encoding membrane protein insertion efficiency factor YidD, with translation MKRVMIALIKGYQWILSPLSGPQCRFHPTCSTYAVQAIERFGPLKGGWLAARRIASCHPWSRRPAIDPVPSHHHCHSRESGNPEP
- the rnpA gene encoding ribonuclease P protein component, yielding MLVKRKDMTMIGRLKRRSDFLRVGASGQKWVSPTVIIQIADSPAESGAESLVSGPNYGLTVTKKTEKTAVGRNRIKRRLRAAMASALTGEHADLKRTDIVVIGRLAAETAPFDQLVKDIRWCLRRLRGKQTEKSQ
- the rpmH gene encoding 50S ribosomal protein L34, producing MKRTYQPSKLIRKRRHGFLSRMATKAGRLILNNRRAKGRKRLSA
- a CDS encoding outer membrane protein, coding for MNKHTAIILTFMTMATVLGNVAPARAMTENGIPFADFKGLSTSVASFHRWIDNPMNKTPPTYADHSRDIPTDNAEQNADDDSHPFAESIGLQLGTWSVTGEHTTRSASFAASSGGGDVQTQMGLVQLSYDFNLGPDSRAKPYVSAGAGVATHEIWKGGINTNGLDVDDRVVTPAWQVGGGMNYRLTDQLWFNGDYRFTGTPSLRDDGYNLGGNDHQMRMGVTYEMSADRIVARTPGAADRAPPPPFAE
- a CDS encoding P-II family nitrogen regulator yields the protein MKMVMAVIKPFKLDDVREALLAIGVEGMTVTEVRGYGRQRGQSDKGSADGAKAEAAPTLLSKVKIEVAIADGLEDKVIKAISKAANTGRIGDGKIFVYDLSHTVRIRTGEKDEAAL
- a CDS encoding UbiH/UbiF/VisC/COQ6 family ubiquinone biosynthesis hydroxylase, with amino-acid sequence MAQTQEPPPIMHSNQRRTAKGPTTNTHDVIIIGGGLAGGTLAALLGTHGIHVACIDRDNPKATLDAGFDGRTTAISWGSQKILRAAGVWDALEPHGCAIRDIEILDGDSPTLLHFAADEVGGESFGWIIENRLIRSALFDRMAALKTVDHIAPAGALSFERDDDSISIILDDGRMLSAALLIGADGRGSKTREWMGIEQRFWAYDQTAIVCTARHEAPHNHIAVEHFRSEGPFAILPMQDDADGTHRSSIVWTVHGKDVNDILAYSQDVFDAALTARFPDRYGSVQQMGKRFSFPLTLNHAHDYIADRMALVADAGHGIHPIAGQGLNLGLRDIAVLADLIVDAHAAGDDIGHADLLQSYQRQRRADNMAMAGTTDTLNKLFSNRSRTLSLARKIGLRAVSRIKPVKNFFMHQAMGAAGLLPDLIRDAQRKI